In one Nocardioides sp. NBC_00368 genomic region, the following are encoded:
- a CDS encoding tyrosine-type recombinase/integrase: MTTKTKRGFGRVRQLPPTKGARSGRWHAFYNDPYGAVRLSASGKPTPVRHNGPHTFDTKLDAESWLLDERRLISNGTWTPPAERKLARKRATESGVLKFGPYADEWLANRKVKGRPLAGRTRDEYRRLLDNHIFPTFGDLPLTAISTPMIDNWYQVTAKRTPTQRARAYGLLRTILGTAVERDLITTSNPAKVRGGGTSTRRHKVEPVNNEELAMMVTVMPERRRLMLPVAAWCALRFGELTELRRKDIDLDRKVIKVQRGVTRVKDTSDLPPDSRLCGCRPSCVIGPPKTEAGVRDVPIPPHLIQDLRDHLDIHTQPGADGLLFAAKTGNHLNAKPFYGAATTFHTKGPKKGEVKRSGYGWHEARRLAGRPMLHFHDLRHTGLTNAAIAGATLAELMALAGHTTPTAAIRYQHAVADRMQDLAARMSVLAGYPAETNPPT; this comes from the coding sequence ATGACGACCAAGACGAAGCGAGGCTTCGGCCGCGTCCGGCAGTTGCCGCCGACCAAGGGCGCACGCTCCGGGCGATGGCACGCATTTTACAACGACCCGTACGGCGCGGTCCGGCTCTCCGCCAGCGGGAAGCCCACCCCTGTGCGCCACAACGGCCCGCACACCTTCGACACCAAGCTCGATGCCGAATCCTGGCTTCTCGATGAGCGCAGGCTTATCTCGAACGGCACTTGGACGCCCCCGGCCGAGCGCAAGCTCGCTCGCAAGCGCGCAACAGAATCCGGCGTCCTGAAGTTCGGCCCGTACGCCGACGAGTGGCTCGCCAACCGCAAGGTCAAAGGGCGTCCGCTCGCAGGACGCACTCGCGACGAATACCGACGCCTTCTGGACAATCACATCTTCCCGACCTTCGGCGACCTCCCGCTGACTGCGATAAGCACCCCGATGATCGACAACTGGTATCAGGTCACTGCGAAGCGGACGCCGACCCAGCGCGCCCGCGCCTACGGACTGCTCCGCACGATCCTCGGCACCGCCGTAGAACGCGACCTGATCACGACCTCCAACCCTGCCAAGGTACGCGGCGGCGGGACGTCCACGCGGCGACACAAGGTCGAGCCAGTGAACAACGAGGAGCTCGCGATGATGGTCACCGTCATGCCCGAGCGTCGCCGACTCATGCTCCCGGTCGCGGCTTGGTGTGCCCTCCGCTTCGGCGAGCTCACCGAGCTCCGTCGCAAGGACATCGACCTGGACCGCAAGGTCATCAAGGTCCAGCGGGGCGTCACCCGGGTAAAGGACACCAGTGACCTCCCACCCGATTCCCGACTCTGCGGGTGCCGGCCGAGCTGCGTGATCGGACCGCCGAAGACCGAAGCAGGGGTCCGCGACGTACCCATTCCGCCACACCTCATCCAGGACCTCCGCGACCACCTCGACATTCACACTCAGCCAGGCGCCGACGGACTGCTCTTCGCCGCAAAGACCGGCAACCACCTCAACGCCAAGCCCTTCTACGGTGCCGCGACGACCTTCCACACGAAGGGCCCGAAGAAGGGCGAGGTGAAGCGCTCCGGCTACGGCTGGCACGAAGCCCGCCGGCTCGCCGGCCGCCCCATGCTCCACTTCCACGACTTGCGCCACACCGGTTTGACCAACGCCGCGATCGCCGGCGCGACGTTGGCTGAACTCATGGCTCTAGCCGGCCACACGACGCCCACCGCCGCGATCCGCTACCAACACGCCGTCGCCGACCGTATGCAGGACCTCGCTGCCAGGATGTCCGTCCTGGCTGGTTATCCGGCAGAGACCAATCCGCCCACGTGA
- a CDS encoding helix-turn-helix domain-containing protein has translation MTTTRMQQDPMASYSLAEAAEILGVTDRTLRNYIARGKLPAYRIGARIVRVRRTDLETLFHRIPVVTGDR, from the coding sequence ATGACGACGACGAGGATGCAGCAGGACCCGATGGCGTCGTACTCACTCGCCGAGGCGGCGGAGATCCTTGGGGTGACGGACCGGACGCTGCGCAACTACATCGCACGCGGGAAACTGCCTGCATATCGGATCGGTGCGCGCATCGTGCGGGTGAGGCGAACGGATCTGGAAACGCTGTTCCACAGGATCCCGGTCGTTACCGGCGACCGCTGA
- a CDS encoding helix-turn-helix domain-containing protein: METWTGAEARLLRKVALRLSLRDFADRLGIPSRTISKWEAAGSARVPRPHMQAMLDTVLDRVDSAARLRFEAALAERRVALTHPAAVTDDVVSDQAHGPEFDDLSRRELLRLMTMAGTLIAMAGLEDGIDWERIEHIGRIGPETLDEYAALNGHLWRVFALAKTKRHTYPLVREHLGVLVSALQRTHSEDVHRELCSLIADLFQLAGEIFFDSNRYTDAAHCYTLAASAGKEAGAHDVWATALTRHAFIGVYENQHADARPMLDLAARVASKGNPGLSTRFWVSTVQAQVHAGLGDLAACQRSLDHADDVRHLAGRIHTDGWLRFDGSRLPEERGACYVTLQRADLAEQALDTALSTDISARRRGGVLTDLAMLGLQQGDLDQLVVHADAAIEVARATGSGWVERKLTGLNNQLAPLMGEPRVNQLSQKLASITAS; the protein is encoded by the coding sequence GTGGAGACGTGGACGGGAGCAGAGGCGCGGTTGCTGCGTAAGGTGGCGCTGCGGCTGAGCCTGCGTGACTTCGCCGATCGCTTAGGCATCCCCTCGCGCACCATCTCGAAGTGGGAGGCGGCCGGTTCGGCCAGGGTCCCGCGGCCGCACATGCAGGCCATGCTCGACACCGTTCTGGATCGCGTCGACTCCGCTGCACGGCTCCGGTTCGAGGCAGCCCTGGCAGAGCGCCGGGTGGCGCTCACCCATCCCGCGGCCGTGACGGACGACGTCGTCTCGGATCAAGCGCACGGCCCGGAGTTCGACGATCTGAGCCGCCGCGAGTTGCTGCGGCTGATGACGATGGCCGGAACCCTCATCGCGATGGCCGGGCTCGAGGACGGCATCGACTGGGAACGCATCGAGCACATCGGCCGGATCGGTCCTGAGACCCTCGACGAGTACGCCGCGCTCAACGGCCATCTGTGGCGCGTCTTCGCACTGGCGAAGACGAAGCGCCACACCTACCCGCTCGTGCGCGAGCACCTCGGCGTGCTGGTCTCGGCGCTGCAGCGTACGCACAGCGAAGACGTGCATCGGGAGCTGTGTTCCCTGATCGCTGACCTCTTCCAGCTCGCCGGGGAGATCTTCTTCGACAGCAACCGCTACACCGACGCGGCGCACTGCTACACCCTGGCCGCCTCGGCAGGGAAGGAAGCCGGCGCGCATGACGTGTGGGCGACCGCTTTGACGCGCCATGCGTTCATCGGCGTCTACGAGAATCAGCACGCCGACGCCCGGCCCATGCTCGACCTGGCCGCGCGGGTCGCGTCCAAGGGCAACCCGGGTCTGTCGACGCGCTTCTGGGTGAGCACAGTCCAGGCACAGGTACACGCCGGGCTCGGCGATCTGGCCGCCTGTCAGCGCTCCCTCGATCATGCCGATGACGTCCGCCACCTGGCCGGCCGGATTCACACCGACGGCTGGCTTCGCTTCGACGGCTCCAGGCTCCCCGAAGAGCGTGGCGCCTGCTACGTCACCCTGCAGCGCGCTGACCTCGCCGAGCAGGCCCTCGACACAGCCCTGAGTACGGACATCTCAGCCCGTCGACGCGGCGGTGTCCTGACCGACCTCGCGATGCTCGGGCTCCAGCAGGGAGACCTCGACCAGCTCGTGGTCCACGCCGACGCCGCGATCGAGGTCGCGAGGGCCACCGGCTCGGGATGGGTCGAGCGCAAGCTCACTGGCCTGAACAACCAGCTCGCGCCGCTGATGGGCGAGCCGCGGGTGAACCAACTCAGCCAGAAGTTGGCGTCGATCACGGCGTCATGA
- a CDS encoding TetR/AcrR family transcriptional regulator codes for MSSAPASGKRRGGPGRPRLLPQHHSGTPREQILDAAARLFTSKGFAATSTREIAEAVGIRQASLYYHFAGKDEILSELLSQTIRPTVDSVARIESITDDPDTTLYLVALTDVRTLARAPHNIGYLAPDVTQVQGFEEFTAARDDLAATYARLAEPITSPEVLGRLGTSRLGKQLVHTVEEVISLRSAGSRIDLDEAAWIASSCLRLCGVDQARIELAKKTAETLDQVDLSENGD; via the coding sequence GTGAGTTCAGCACCAGCCAGCGGTAAACGACGCGGAGGGCCCGGGCGGCCTCGCCTCCTGCCCCAACACCACTCAGGCACGCCGCGTGAGCAGATCCTCGATGCGGCAGCCCGCCTGTTCACCAGCAAAGGTTTCGCCGCGACCTCGACACGCGAGATCGCCGAGGCAGTCGGGATTCGCCAGGCCTCGCTCTACTACCACTTCGCCGGCAAGGACGAGATCCTCTCCGAACTGCTCAGCCAGACCATCCGGCCCACCGTGGACAGCGTTGCCCGGATCGAATCCATCACCGACGACCCCGACACGACCCTCTACCTCGTCGCGCTGACCGACGTACGCACCTTGGCGCGGGCGCCGCACAACATCGGATACCTCGCCCCCGACGTCACCCAAGTCCAGGGCTTCGAGGAGTTCACCGCCGCCCGAGACGACCTGGCAGCCACCTACGCCCGTTTGGCCGAGCCGATCACCTCTCCGGAGGTGCTGGGCCGACTGGGCACCTCACGGCTCGGCAAGCAGCTGGTCCACACAGTCGAGGAGGTGATCAGCCTGCGCAGCGCCGGAAGCCGCATCGACCTCGACGAGGCCGCCTGGATCGCATCTTCGTGCCTGCGTCTCTGCGGCGTCGACCAGGCCCGGATCGAACTGGCCAAGAAGACCGCAGAGACCCTCGACCAGGTGGACCTCTCAGAGAACGGAGACTGA